ATGTAGAGGAGGAAGAAGTAGAGTGGTTAGATGATTTAGAAGGAGATGATGAAGAGAGCATTGCAGATGAAGCTACTAAAGCTGTAGAAGCTGCTTTCAAGTGGTGTGATGCTGAGTTAGAAAAATATGATGACGAAGATTTAGACTAAAAATGACTTAAATTCGTTATTAACATAAAAGGCTGTTATTGGGGTGTCCAGTAGCGGCTTTTTTTGTGATATTTTTTACAGAAGTCGTAAAATAGTCAGCTTTATATTCTGAATAAAATCAAAAATTGAGTATTTTTGGAACGCTCTAATTTTTGAAAAATAAAATCTAAAAAATCTAATAATGAGTAAAAGAATTTACATAGAAAAAAGAGGGATTTTTGATGTAGAAAGTCCTAAAATTTTTGATGAAATAAAGAATATATTACCTCACATCAAACAGGTAAAGGTTTATAATATCTATGATGTTTTTGGACTTAATGATACTGATTTTGATAAAGTAGTATATAATGTATTTGCAGACCCTGTAACCGATGTTTTGCATTATGAAAATCCTGCTAAGAGTTCATCTTTTGCTATGGAGTTTCTACCAGGTCAATATGACCAAAGGGCAGATTCTGCGCAGCAATGTATTGTATTGCTAACAGAAAATACCCAAGCTAAAGTAAGAAGCGGGAAGCTAGTAGAAATAGAGGGTATCAACAAAGAAGGACTACAAAAAGTAAAAGATTTACTCATCAATAGAGTAGAGTCACAAGAGAAAGACCTTTCTAAATTGGAAATTCCAGAAGAGGAAACCCCGAAAGATGTAGTAATCTATCACGATTTTATAACTTTAAACGAATCACAACTAAAGGAGTTCTATACAGAGCAAAACTTCGCCTTTGGGTTAGACGATTTAGCTTATATACAAGATTATTTTAAGTCAGAACAGAGAAATCCAACAGAAACAGAGCTTAAAGTTTTAGATACTTATTGGAGTGACCATTGCCGACACACTACCTTTGAAACAGAACTTAAAGACATTCGTTTTGAGGGACAGTTTAAGGCTACTTTAGAACATATTTTTAAAGATTATTTAGAAAAAAGAGCGTTTTTAGGACGAGAAGCTAAACCTGTTTCGTTAATGGATTTAGCTACTGTTTGTGCTAAATATTTCCATAAAACGGGAAAACTAGATAATCTTGTGGTTTCAGACGAAATCAATGCTTGTACTATCAAAATAGATGCTGAATTTGATGGTAAAAAAGAGCCTTGGTATCTTTTATTTAAAAATGAAACTCACAATCACCCTACGGAAATAGAACCTTTTGGTGGTGCATCTACTTGTTTAGGTGGTGCTATCAGAGACCCGTTATCTGGGCGTTCGTTTGTGTATCAGGCGATGCGTCTTTCGGGAGCGGCAGATGTATTAGAGCCTATGGAAAACACGCTCAAAGGTAAACTGCCTCAAAGAACAATTACCAAACAAGCCGCTAATGGCTATTCGTCCTACGGAAATCAAATTGGTTTAGCGACGACACAAGTTTCCGAAATTTATCACGAGGGCTATCGTGCTAAGAGGATGGAAGTTGGTTTTGTGGTAGGAGCTGTACCCGTAGATTGGGTAAAAAGAGAGCAACCTAAGGCAGGAGATTTAGTCATTATTTTAGGTGGTGCTACAGGTAGAGACGGTGTAGGAGGTGCTACAGGAAGTTCTAAAGAGCAAGACGAAACTTCTATCCATGCACTATCTACCGAGGTACAAAAGGGTAATGCTGTAGAGGAGAGAAAAATACAAAGGCTTTTCAGAAATCCAGAGGTTACAAAGTTAATTAAAAAATCAAATGATTTTGGTGCTGGAGGGGTTTCGGTAGCAATAGGCGAAATAGCTGAAAGTTTGGAGGTTAATCTTGATGTTCTTCCTTTAAAATACGAAGGGCTTAACGGAACCGAATTAGCCATATCCGAATCTCAAGAGAGAATGGCGGTGGTAATAGATGCCAACGATAAAGATAAATTCATCAGCTTTTGTAAGACAGAGAATATTTTGGCAGTAGAAGTTGCTAAAGTTACAGATTCTGGCAGAATGCAAATGTTTTGGAGAGGTGAGAAAATTGTGGATTTGAGCCGAGCGTTTTTAGATACCAATGGCTGTTCTAAAACACAAAAAGCATTAGTTAATCATCTTCAAGAAGTACAGGCAGAAAGGTTAGAATTTAACGAAACTAACTTTAAAAAATTATTAGCCGACAAAAATGTAGCCTCTCAAAAAGGGTTATTAGAAATGTTTGACTCTAGCGTGGGAGCAACTACGGTAGCGATGCCTCTAGGTGGAAAACATCAATTAACACCAATGGAGGGAAGCGTTCAAACTTTACCAATTATGGAGGCTAAGGATATAGAAACTGTTTCTTTAGCCAGTTGGGGATTTGATGCTGCCATTTCGGGACAAAACTCAATGGTGGGAGCGGCTAATGCCGTAGTGGAAAGTGTGGCTAAAATTGTAGCGATGGGTGGAGATTTCCGCAAAATTCGTTTGAGTTTCCAAGAATATTTTGAAAAACTTGGACAAAATCCTGATAAATGGGGGAAACCATTAGCATCATTGCTAGGAGCTTATCATGCTCAGATGAACTTTGAGTTAGCCGCTATTGGCGGAAAAGACTCTATGTCTGGCACTTATCAAGACATCAATGTACCGCCTACACTTATTTCGTTTGCGTGTGCAGATGGTCAGAAATCAAATATCATTTCGCCTGAATTTAAAAAAGCAGGAAATTTAATTTATCATTTCTATCATCAATCTCAAGAAACAGAAGAAGCTAAAGGACTTCCTAACTATAACGATTTGAAAGAAATATACACCTATATTTTTAGTCAAATTAAAGATAAAAAAATTGTTTCTGTAAAAACTATAAAAGAAGGTGGTATCGCTGTGGGATTAGCCAAAATGGCTTTTGGAAATGGGCTAGGTGCAATAGTTAATACCAATGATACAGCTTTATTAGAAAAAAACATTGGTGGATTGCTTATTGAAAGTACAGAGCCTTTATCTCACCAATTACTACAAAAGATAGGTGAAGTTAGCAATGATAAAAAATTAGTAATCAACAATGATAGTTTTGATATAGACGATTTGAAGAAGGTCTATTGCCAAACTTTTGAAACGCTTTTCCCAACAAAGGAAAAACAAAAAATAGAGCTAGAATTGGACACCGAACTCAATTCTATTGAACCTAGAACGATTATTATTAAAAAACATCATATTACCAAACCAAAGGTATTCACTCCTGTTTTCCCAGGTACTAATTGCGAATACGAAACACTTAATGCTTTCCGAAAAGAAGGAGCAGAGGTTTCTATGAAGCCATTGGTTAATCTTAACCACACTGCTTTGCAAGAGAGTATCAAAGCGTGGGCTAAGGAGATAGACCAATCTCAGATTTTGGCTTTTTCGGGTGGTTTCTCTGCTGGAGACGAACCAGATGGCTCTGCCAAATTCATCGTAAATGTGCTTAAGAATGATATAATGTGTGAGGCTGTACACCGACTTTTGGAAAGAGATGGTATGATTATCGGTATCTGTAATGGCTTCCAAGCATTGGTAAAATCGGGTCTATTACCTTATGGTGAGATTAGAGATTTAGACCAAAATTCCCCTACTTTGGCTCATAACAGTATCGGCAGACATATTTCTCAAATGGTAAATGTGAAGGTGGTTAATGAGGATAGCCCTTGGCTTAAAGGTATGAAAGGGGAGATTTATACCATTCCTATTTCCCACGGAGAGGGACGATTTATGGCATCAGAAGAAGTGATTACTCAATTATACAAGAATGGACAAATTGCGACACAATATGTAGATTTAGACGGAGCTATTGCTCACGGTATGCCATACAATCCTAACAATTCTCTATTTGCGATTGAGGGTATTACCAGCCCTTGCGGTAAGATATTCGGTAGAATGGGACACCCTGAACGCTATGCAGAAGGATTGATGAAGAATATCCCAACGGCAAACTATCATAATATATTTAAGAACGGGGTTTCTTATTTCAGAGATTAAATTGAGTGAATGTTTTAGAAAAATAATAAATAAATAAAAAGTATAAAAATGAGTCAAAAAGGAGCTATGCTTTACGAAGGTAAGGCGAAACAGGTATTCGCTACGGATAAAGCAGAAGAGGTGATTGTTCGTTTTAAAGATGATGCTACAGCATTTAATGCTCAAAAAAAAGGACAAGTAGATAAGAAAGGGCAAATGAATAACGCCATTACAACGCTTATTTTTCAATATCTTAATGAGAAGGGAATTCCTACCCATTTTATTAAACAACTAGACGACAGAGAGCAGTTGGTGAAAAAAGTGGATATTATTCCGTTGGAAATGGTAGTGAGAAACTATTCTGCGGGAAGTATGGCACAGCGTTTAGGTATGGAAGAAGGTATCAAATCTCCTATTACTATTTTTGATATTTGCTATAAAAAAGATGAGTTGGGAGACCCACTAATCAACGATTATCACGCCATATTTCTAGGAGCTGCTACGAGAGAAGAACTAGACGAGATGTATTCCTTAACGGATAAAATCAACCAAATTCTAATTGAGTTATTTGATAAAATGAATATCATCTTAGTGGATTTCAAAATAGAGCTTGGTAAAACATCGGACGGACAAATCATTTTAGCTGATGAAATTTCTCCTGATACTTGCCGACTTTGGGATAAAGATACAATGAAAAAACTGGATAAAGACCGTTTTAGAAGGGATTTAGGTGGTGTTACAGAGGCATACGAGGAAATTTACGAAAGACTAAAAAAAGTGTTAGCATAACTAACCCATATTTAGGATATATTAACTAATGAAAAACTTAACTGAACATAAGGAAACTTATCTAAAGCAGTTTCAACATCGTCCGTATGGGAGAAATCTGTTGAGAACGAAACAAGAAGAGGCTTTAGACGCTCCACAAGAAGAGTGTGGTATCTTTGGACTGTATTCGGAAGAAAATTTGGATACCTTTTCATTGTCTCAATTTGGGCTTTTTGCTCTTCAGCACAGAGGTCAAGAGGCTTGTGGTATTTCTGTAAGTAACAGCGGAAAAATCATCAATATTAAAGATGAAGGGCTTGTTTTAGATGTCTATAAAGAAATTAAAGACCCCGAAGATTTTATGGGGAATGCCGTAATAGGGCATACCAGATATACCACTGCTGGGGATAAGAAAAAATACAACTATCAGCCGTTTTTCGCTAAAAATGAGTACGACCAAATTATCCTATCCATAGCTCATAATGGCAACCTAACCAATGCTATGGAACTAAAGCAAGAGTTAGAAGCAGAGGGGGTGGTTTTTAGAGCAACTTCCGACTCTGAAGTTATCCTAAGACTTATCCAAAAGAACTTAGATTTAGGGCTTCGTGGAGCAATAAAGGTAACGATGGAGAAGATAAAAGGAGCTTACTCTGTGGTGGGTATGACCCGAAACAAATTCTTTGCTTTTAGAGATTTTAACGGCATTCGTCCGTTGGTACTAGGGGAGATGAAAGAAGGGAATACCTATGTAGTTGCTTCTGAAAGTTGTGCTTTAGACGCTGTGGGAGCTACCTATGTAAGAGATATTAAACCTGGAGAAATCATCTACATAGGTGAAAACGAAGAAGGGCTAAAATCTTACATGGTAAAAAATGATTGCGAAAGAAATATTTGCTCTTTCGAGTACATCTATTTTGCACGACCAGACTCCGAGATGGAGCAAATAAATGTACACGAAATTAGAGAAAAATCTGGGGAGAAAATTTGGGAACAAGCTCCTGTAGAAGCTGATATTGTTATAGGGGTTCCTGATTCTGGAGTACCAGCAGCTATTGGGTTTTCCAAAGCATCAGGTATTCCGTTTCGTCCTGTTTTAATTAAAAATAGATATATTGGTCGTTCTTTTATCGTGCCTACACAAGAGATGAGAGAGCGAATAGTGAATTTAAAACTTAACCCTATTATTTCCGAAATTAAAGGGAAACGAGTAGTAATTATAGACGACTCTATTGTAAGAGGGACAACTTCCAAACGATTGGTGAAGATTTTAAAAGATGCTGGAGTTAAAGAAATTCACTTCAGAAGTGTATCTCCGCCTATTATTGCACCATGCTATTTGGGGATAGATACACCCACGAAAGATGATTTAATCTCTGCCAATATGAGTTTAGAAGAACTAAGAAATTATTTAGGAGTGGATACTCTAGAGTTCTTAAGCTTAGAAAATCTTAAAGCTATTTTAGGCTCGGACAAGCATTGTTTCGGTTGCTTTACAGAGCGTTATCCTGTGGCTAAAGATTGAATTTCCTAATATAGTTACGGATATATAAAAACTCCACATATACATTAAGGAGCTATGAATAAAAAATCAAAAATGTTTTATTTCTTAAGCTCCTTTTTTGATGTAAAAAATTGTGAATTGAGGTTTGGAAATATAAAATTTTAGACTTTTGGAATAGTAAAATCAAAAAATATATAAATTCATTAGGAATTTATGATTGATAAAATGTAAAAGGGAAAAAACAGTAATTACAGGGGAGAAAAACCTAATTGTAATTGGTAGAAATACAATCGCAAGTAGAAAAAATGCAAATGTAAAGGGGTAAAACAGAATTACAGGTAGAAAAAACCTAACTGTAAAAGATAAAAATGAAAAAACGCAAATGCAAAAGGGTAAAATACTAGATATAAGGCAAATCTATTTCTATTAAATACATATCTTTATATGCATTTATTTTTTTTGTTTCCTTGCTTCCTATAGATATAATTTTGTCTTTTTTTTCTACTATTGAAACTTCCTCTAAATTATCTGCCGCTATGTGATACGGAGGAGTATTGGGATAAATTATATAAGCAGGAATAATTTTATTATCTTCAACATTAAGCTCTCTGTAAATTTTCTCCAATCTTGCATACCCCGAGAGTTGTCTAATATCCTCCTTACTTGGGTTGCTATTATTATAGCGAGGTTTATATTTAGCATCAACAACCGCTTTCAAACCATTTGAATTTATGAGGAAATCTAACTCCTGATAATTTGCCTTATAATGATAAATTACCTCTCCTCTTTCAGGGAATTGCTCCCTTAATTTCTTGAAAACATACAACTCAAACAATTTACTCATATCAATCCAGTGAGGTGGATATTTACATTTTTTATGAGAGGTATTCTCGTAAGAATGATGAGTAAGTTTTAAAATTTGATTACCAAGACTATATACTGTATTGTATATTTTATAGAACACATTATCTTCTCTCTTTTTAAATTCTGAAAACGTTTTATCTTCAACTGTATTGAAAACAGCCAAATTATAATTCAGAATATTTTTCAGTTTATCTTTTAATTTATCATTCTGATAATTGGAAATATACGATTTTACAAATTTAAGAACATATTTTATAAATTGATTTCCCTCTGTATTAATTCCAAATTCTTGATAAGAACAAACTGTATAAGTGAACCGCTGTTTTAGAGCATTTCTTTTAACTTGTTCACTTACTAAAATCTTACCTTTTATACGATTTCTTAGACTCTCTTTTTGATTATAATAAGACTTTTTTAGTCCCATTCTCACAATTTGTTTGGTAGTCATCAAAAATTGAATGACTAAAAAGAGTGTCAATGGTACTAATGTATCTGTTTCTATTTCTATCCATTTTTCTTCAAAATAGATTTCTGTAAGCCCTTCCAAATGATTAAAATTCTCAGGTTCAGTAAGAGCTTCCATCAACATTCCCAAAACATCTAATTTTTGCTCTTCATTATTAACTTTTGGACTAATTAGTAATGTTTTTCCCCATTCTTTAATTTTACACAAACCTATGTAATAAGAAGTTTCTAAAAAATATTTTTCAGAATTCCAATCCACCCGAAAACATAATGCATTATTACGCTTAAAATAAATTGCTTGCGGAATAGACAAGTCTCCCGAAAGTGCTATTCTTTCTAGCAACTCTTGCTTCGTAAAGCTTTCTTTATAATGGTGGTGTTCCGTCAATTTCAGCATCACTTTCTTGCGTGATTTTGTTAGATACTTTTAGCTCTTCAATTTTTAATTTAGCTTCTTCCGTTAAAATTCCATCTCTAACATATTCTCTTAAAATGGGTTTTATTTCGTATTCCAAACGAGTATCCATAGAAACTCCTTCATCAGATTTATCAATAAAATATGAATGTCCTATTTGAACTTGCTCTTTCGTAAATTCATTAGATAAATAATGGTCAAATAATGCAGCTACCTCGCTAAACAGTATTTCATCAAATTTAGTTTCACCATTGTCTAAAACTTTAGGCAATACATCTACAAATGCAAACCGCCTTCTAATAGCATAATCTATTTGAGAAACACTACGGTCAGCAGTATTCATCGTTCCAATGATATAAAGATTTGGCGGTAAAGTAATTTTATGACTTCCTTCAACTTCATACATACTATCCACCGCTTCACCACGGTATTCCAATGCATAGATTAACTCACCTAGTACCGACGAAAGATTGGCACGGTTAATTTCATCTATTACAAGAATATAATCTTTTTGGGGAATATTGATGGTTTCGGCATTTTCTATTGTTAAATTATTTTCCTTCAAATAATTATTAAACAAATTAACTACTCTGATGTAATAGCTTGAGTGCCACCTTGCTAATCCTGATAAATTTTCGTTATTCTTAACATCTTGCCGAGTAGTATTATTATCTAAAAAGGCTTGTTTTATATCTTTAAAAAGCATTCTATTGCCATTTTCTAACCAGCCTACATTTCCCTTGTATCTAAAAGCATCTTCATCTATTGAAATAATGGAAACGTTTGGAGTCAAGTAAAGGTTTTTCTCAACTTGTTCTGATATAGAGTCAACAAATTGTTCAAAATATTGGTCTAACTTTATTTCTTTAGAAACCTCATGTACGGGTCGTCTACTTTTGTTGTAATTATCCAAAGCTTCCTTTGCCAACTTTCCCAAAACTTTATTTACGGCTTTATAGGAAATTGAGCTATTTTGCCCTTCCGCTACAATCCCTCTTACAAAATCTTCATAAGTATAGCTCGGGTGAAATTGAACAATTTTAAATTGCTCGTGATGGTTTAAATCTTCTATATCTTCAACCTCCAATATTTCCTTTGCCATAAGTTTGGCTTGTCTGGTTTTTCCCGTACCTGGAGGTCCCTGTAAAATGATTTGTTTTTTGTATTTGAGAAGATTTATTATATTTTTTGTATAGTTATGTTCTTCCATATTATTTTTTTCAATCATTTGAACTGACTCAAATATTTCTTCATAAACTTTACATTGTTTAAACCTCATATCATAATACATTTCCAATAAATTTACCCCATCTATAGAAAATCTCCCATTATCTAGTGGTTCTGTTTTTAACTCTTTTCCAAACAAAATAAATTGTCCTTCTTTTATATTTTTTAAGTCATTAATATTACAATCAAATAATTTGTAATCATCTAATTGATTTTCTATTTTTTCTATTTTACTTATAAAAGGGGATATGAATTTTGAAATATTTTTCACAGGATTGAGATTATTTATTGACTTTTGGGCGTTAAAACCTAACCCATATCTAATACAACTCCTTTCCTCATTTATATGTATATGATATTGTAACTCTTTTTCACTCCCTTTATTGATGGTCCAATAATTATCCCTTACATTTCCAAATATCTCACTTAAGGAGGCTTTCCTCAAATTACCATTAAATTGTATTCTTTTTTCTTGAAAATCTTTAATAAATTCCCCTCCAAATAAATTATGTAATTCATCAACTAATCCTTGTAAGTTATCAAAATCAAATCTCTTATTATACTCTAAAAAAGAAACTAAATGGGTATTAATAATCGCTTTGGGAACGCCATTTCCAGTTTTTTTTGAATAAGAACTGAAAGGTTCTTTCTCTTGTTTTAAAAGATTTGTTATTTCTTCAGGATTCTCGATAGAAAAAGGGCTAACACTATAAGTCCTTTCAAATTCATTAATTAGTTGCTCTATTCTTCTATCAAAGTTTGATACATTGAAATACTGTTTATAACTTGTTAAGTTCTTTATAAGAACGGTTAAGTAAAACTTTTTAAACTTTGAGAGCTTATCCATATTATGGCAACTTAAAGTATATTTTAATTAACTTACAACCAACTTAAAGTATTTATCATCACTCTCAGTTACTAGAGAAATTAAATTATTAGAAACTAATAGTTTAGAAGACTTATCCCATTTCTTTCCACTTAAACCTGATTGTGTTTTTAAGTCCGCTATCAGCATTTTACCGTTGTTTTTATTAAGAATACCAAGGATAATTTCTTCGTTTTCTCCAATCTCTACTTTAGGCTGAGTCTTTTCTGGTCTCATTTGAGGGAAGAATAGTACTTCCTGAATAGAAGCATTATTCGTCAAAAACATCACCAATCTATCCATACCAATACCCAAACCAGCGGTAGGTGGCATACCGTATTCTAAAGCTCTTAGAAAATCTTGGTCAATAAACATCGCTTCGTCATCACCCTTTTCTGAAAGTTTAAGCTGCTCTTCAAAGCGTTCTCTTTGGTCAATAGGGTCGTTAAGCTCAGAGTAAGCATTCGCAATTTCTTTTCCGCAAACCATCAATTCAAATCTTTCGGTTAAGCCCTCTTTGCTTCGGTGTTTTTTGGTCAGCGGCGACATTTCGATAGGGTAATCGGTAATGAAAGTCGGCTGAATGAAATTACCTTCGCACTTCTCTCCGAAAATTTCGTCAATGAGCTTGCCTTTCCCCATCGTGTCATCTACCTCTATACCGATAGACTTAGCAAAGGTTCTAAGTTCCTCTTCGGTTTTTCCTGTAATATCAAACCCTGTAAATTTCTGAATGGCTTCCGTCATAGAAATTCTTGGATAAGGAGCTTTCCAATTGATGGTATGTTCGCCAAATTGAGATTCAGGTTTCCCATTCACCGCAGTAGCGCAATGTTCCAACAGTCTTTCGGTAAAATCCATCATCCAGTTGTAATCCTTGTACGCCACATAAATCTCCATGGCTGTAAACTCAGGGTTGTGAGTTCTGTCCATACCTTCGTTACGGAAGTTTTTAGAGAATTCATACACGCCATCAAATCCGCCTACGATAAGCCTTTTAAGATAAAGCTCGTTAGCAATTCTCATATATAATGGAATATCCAAGGCATTGTGATGCGTAATGAATGGTCTTGCTGAAGCTCCACCTGGAATAGCCTGTAAAATAGGCGTTTCTACTTCAAAGTATCCAGCGTCATTAAAGAACCCACGCATTGCGTTAAACAATTTGGTTCTTTTTACAAAAATTTCTTTAACATGTGGGTTTACTGTAAGATCCACGTAACGCTGTCTATAACGAAGTTCAGGGTCGTTAAAAGCATCGTGTACCACACCATTTTCATCAGTTCTTGGTTGAGGAAGTGGACGAAGAGTTTTGGTTAATAGAGTGAAATTTTTAACCATTACTGTCATTTCGCCCACTTGAGTTTTGAACAATTCTCCCTCTACGCCTATAATATCTCCAATATCTAAAAGATGTTTATAAACTTCGTTATAAAGGGTTTTGTCTTCGTCAGGACAAATTTCATCTCTATTAAAATACACTTGTATTCTGCCTTCGCTATCTTGTAATTCGGCAAAAGAAGCTTTCCCTTGGATTCTTCTAGACATCAGCCTACCAGCGATTTTAACCTTGCTTCCTTCTTGAAAATTTTCTTTTATAGATTGTGTGGTATGTGTAATAGCATATTCGTCTGCCGGAAAGGCATTTATGCCCATTTGAGAAAGTTTTTCTAACTTTTCTCTACGGATAATTTCTTGTTCTGATAAATGCATCATTTTATTCTAAATTACGAGGCTACAAAGTTAATAATTTAATATAGAGACACCAAAAACCTAAGATTGATATCATAAAAAAACTCAAGGCTATATAGAAAACCTTGAGTTTTTAAGTTAAAATATACTACAAAATACTTTATTTATTAGCTACTGTTTTATACTTGTTATCTATATCTGCCGTTAACGACTTCAAGAAAGCAACTATGTTTTCAACATCTTTATCACTAATATCCTTATTGTTTTGTATTTTACTCATAATTCTTACGGCTTCTTCTAATGAAGCTACAGAACCATCGTGGAAGTAAGGATAGGTTTTCTCAATGTTTCTAAGACTTGGTACTTTAAATAAATATTTATCTTTCTCATCTTTAGTTACATCTTGTCTTCCCAAATCTATTTTCTTACTCTTAGTGTAGTTCCAATAATCTGCATAAACCCCAAATTTTTGTAAAGAGCCTCCTCCTACGGCAGGACCGTTATGACAAGCTATACAAGCATTGTCTATAAAGGCTTTTAGACCATCTTTTTCCTTTTGTGTTAATGCATTTTCGTCTCCATTCAGATACTTATCAAATCTACTTTCAGGTAACAATTGTCTCTCGAAACTACCAATCGCTTTAGTTAAATTTTTATAAGTAATAGGCTGAGCTTCATTAGGAAATGCTTTTTTAAATAAAGCTTGATACTCAGGGATTTGTCTTAACCTGTCTTCTAAGAATTTCTCAGATGGGATATTGTGCTCTATTGGGTTTAAGATAGGCATTCCTGCTTGTTCCTCTACATCTTTAGCTCTTCCGTCCCAAAACTGCTGACTGTGTAGCGAAGCATAAATCACGGTAGGAGAGTTTCGTCCTCCAAATTCTTTAGTATCTCCAGGAGAAGTTGGCAGGTTATCTACACCAAAAGTATTTAAGTTATGACAAGAATTACAACTAATGGTTTCATTTTTAGAAAGTCTTTTGTCAAAATATAACTTCTGACCAAGATTAATCATATCCTCACTGAAATCACCTTTATCAGTTATTGATACTGGTTTAAAGTACTGATTAGCACTTCTCATTAAATCAGACATTCCAGAAGTGTCAAACACATACTCTGCTTTTCCTTTGTCCACTTGTTCAGTACAGCTTACTAACATAGCTCCTAAAAGTACTGTAAAAATAGCGTTACTCCTTCTCATATCAAAATTATTATATTTCTTTTGCAAAAATACCACATATTACCGAGATATATTATGATAAATTACATTTATAGAATATTTCTATTACCACTACTTTAATTATAATTTATTTTAAATATAAATAATGTAAGTGTCATTTTTTACAAAAAAAGTTAGTCATGAATTTTCACAACTAACTTTTATAATACTGAATGATAAAGTCTAATTTTAAAATAATTCTTTCCTTATAATATT
The genomic region above belongs to Riemerella anatipestifer and contains:
- a CDS encoding McrB family protein, coding for MDKLSKFKKFYLTVLIKNLTSYKQYFNVSNFDRRIEQLINEFERTYSVSPFSIENPEEITNLLKQEKEPFSSYSKKTGNGVPKAIINTHLVSFLEYNKRFDFDNLQGLVDELHNLFGGEFIKDFQEKRIQFNGNLRKASLSEIFGNVRDNYWTINKGSEKELQYHIHINEERSCIRYGLGFNAQKSINNLNPVKNISKFISPFISKIEKIENQLDDYKLFDCNINDLKNIKEGQFILFGKELKTEPLDNGRFSIDGVNLLEMYYDMRFKQCKVYEEIFESVQMIEKNNMEEHNYTKNIINLLKYKKQIILQGPPGTGKTRQAKLMAKEILEVEDIEDLNHHEQFKIVQFHPSYTYEDFVRGIVAEGQNSSISYKAVNKVLGKLAKEALDNYNKSRRPVHEVSKEIKLDQYFEQFVDSISEQVEKNLYLTPNVSIISIDEDAFRYKGNVGWLENGNRMLFKDIKQAFLDNNTTRQDVKNNENLSGLARWHSSYYIRVVNLFNNYLKENNLTIENAETINIPQKDYILVIDEINRANLSSVLGELIYALEYRGEAVDSMYEVEGSHKITLPPNLYIIGTMNTADRSVSQIDYAIRRRFAFVDVLPKVLDNGETKFDEILFSEVAALFDHYLSNEFTKEQVQIGHSYFIDKSDEGVSMDTRLEYEIKPILREYVRDGILTEEAKLKIEELKVSNKITQESDAEIDGTPPL
- the lysS gene encoding lysine--tRNA ligase, with protein sequence MHLSEQEIIRREKLEKLSQMGINAFPADEYAITHTTQSIKENFQEGSKVKIAGRLMSRRIQGKASFAELQDSEGRIQVYFNRDEICPDEDKTLYNEVYKHLLDIGDIIGVEGELFKTQVGEMTVMVKNFTLLTKTLRPLPQPRTDENGVVHDAFNDPELRYRQRYVDLTVNPHVKEIFVKRTKLFNAMRGFFNDAGYFEVETPILQAIPGGASARPFITHHNALDIPLYMRIANELYLKRLIVGGFDGVYEFSKNFRNEGMDRTHNPEFTAMEIYVAYKDYNWMMDFTERLLEHCATAVNGKPESQFGEHTINWKAPYPRISMTEAIQKFTGFDITGKTEEELRTFAKSIGIEVDDTMGKGKLIDEIFGEKCEGNFIQPTFITDYPIEMSPLTKKHRSKEGLTERFELMVCGKEIANAYSELNDPIDQRERFEEQLKLSEKGDDEAMFIDQDFLRALEYGMPPTAGLGIGMDRLVMFLTNNASIQEVLFFPQMRPEKTQPKVEIGENEEIILGILNKNNGKMLIADLKTQSGLSGKKWDKSSKLLVSNNLISLVTESDDKYFKLVVS
- a CDS encoding cytochrome-c peroxidase; this encodes MRRSNAIFTVLLGAMLVSCTEQVDKGKAEYVFDTSGMSDLMRSANQYFKPVSITDKGDFSEDMINLGQKLYFDKRLSKNETISCNSCHNLNTFGVDNLPTSPGDTKEFGGRNSPTVIYASLHSQQFWDGRAKDVEEQAGMPILNPIEHNIPSEKFLEDRLRQIPEYQALFKKAFPNEAQPITYKNLTKAIGSFERQLLPESRFDKYLNGDENALTQKEKDGLKAFIDNACIACHNGPAVGGGSLQKFGVYADYWNYTKSKKIDLGRQDVTKDEKDKYLFKVPSLRNIEKTYPYFHDGSVASLEEAVRIMSKIQNNKDISDKDVENIVAFLKSLTADIDNKYKTVANK